One stretch of Paenibacillus sp. AN1007 DNA includes these proteins:
- a CDS encoding YwhD family protein: MDQNEQNGKKQIALNIVSAKSKHKGFGAGSIDLNNLSPVIIDQGEAKIDVGAMHAKSKVERGIKFSTNREDVPNGRQVWLVWVAVDRTEQGQLYGGATACEMWIDTEAKRGWKLLADHVNRMDYALKRRFMLDELGAEEKAALKTLLISHNEEWWNASPDELKEALA, translated from the coding sequence ATGGACCAAAATGAGCAAAACGGCAAGAAACAGATTGCCTTGAATATCGTGAGTGCCAAAAGTAAACACAAAGGCTTCGGCGCAGGTTCTATTGATCTGAACAACCTTTCTCCGGTCATCATTGACCAGGGTGAAGCCAAGATTGACGTCGGTGCAATGCACGCAAAGAGTAAGGTGGAGCGCGGCATCAAATTTTCGACGAATCGAGAAGATGTTCCCAACGGACGTCAAGTGTGGCTGGTGTGGGTAGCTGTGGATCGTACGGAGCAAGGGCAGCTGTACGGTGGAGCGACGGCGTGTGAGATGTGGATCGATACAGAGGCCAAACGCGGCTGGAAGCTTCTCGCGGATCACGTGAACCGGATGGATTATGCATTGAAACGTCGGTTTATGCTGGATGAACTGGGAGCGGAAGAGAAAGCAGCGCTGAAGACACTTCTGATCTCTCATAATGAAGAGTGGTGGAATGCTTCACCGGATGAGTTGAAAGAAGCACTCGCTTAA